In Artemia franciscana chromosome 8, ASM3288406v1, whole genome shotgun sequence, a genomic segment contains:
- the LOC136030325 gene encoding leucine-rich repeat transmembrane neuronal protein 3-like isoform X1: MIVMENKGKIRTMRMLLLLFVATDVIGNPATKSDLDTCSVDSDIDVLPLNKKNMDCEFSGAHKSEANCIGGFPESLSSEVLMLVLRKTNLGALGYQQFKNSPSFITSRSLLVLILNDTGITTLCPSIFRHTPNLRKLDLSFNKISSLFGTMFQFLADIEEINLSHNEISLIAKNTFTEMMNLKRLDLSLNQIAYFNAGLPQSLSYLNLSSNVMTELSDSLNHLGLETLDVCNNPLHNFGAALYIPKLHSVCISDDNMGDDIVRNFDAPNVKQLSLIGDSHRLGLRNGIDFSQIACDSFVKFSHMEKLSVHHYSMTHVNFLQYLRSCYYVTLQYVTVSEAIQASSFQNVMTLDLSHSRQLAQEVLTHIEIIESMVSLQKITLHHCQITSLSWFNYFSKLTNFMKCDISFNEGICSTKDETLCTELSRETISKLYGYDSLSCISTNEALQQYCPEKTTPVITTTAFIPNTYPIAISAENTHNFPETSSIYTSKPYVSATADPFHDPNSDIGIIIGIILGIVLILIIIGLVLYFSKTKRKDNYGVPMKSCQNEELKKLVKN, from the exons ATGATAGTAATggaaaataagggaaaaataAG aacaaTGCGTATGCTACTTCTTCTGTTCGTAGCTACTGATGTTATTGGTAATCCCGCAACAAAAAGTGATCTTGACACATGCTCTGTGGATTCTGACATAGATGTTTTAcctctcaataaaaaaaatatggattgTGAGTTTTCAGGAGCACATAAATCAGAGGCCAACTGTATTGGTGGCTTTCCAGAATCCCTGTCTTCAGAAGTATTGATGCTTGTACTTAGAAAAACGAACCTAGGTGCTTTAGGGTACCAGCAGTTTAAGAACAGTCCCTCATTTATAACGTCTCGTTCATTGTTGGTGCTCATCCTAAATGACACAGGTATAACAACTTTATGTCCGTCTATTTTTCGGCATACTCCAAACCTGAGGAAGTTGGATTTGTCTTTTAACAAAATATCCTCTCTTTTTGGGACAATGTTTCAGTTTCTAGCTGATATAGAAGAGATTAACTTGAGCCACAACGAAATTAGTCTTATTGCAAAGAATACTTTTACTGAAATGATGAATCTGAAAAGGCTTGACTTGAGCCTTAATCAGATAGCGTACTTTAATGCTGGGCTGCCCCAATCCCTCTCTTATTTGAATCTGAGCAGTAATGTCATGACTGAGTTATCAGATAGTTTGAATCACCTTGGCCTTGAAACTTTAGATGTTTGTAACAATCCACTTCATAATTTTGGTGCAGCTCTATACATTCCCAAGCTTCACAGTGTTTGCATATCAGACGACAATATGGGTGATGATATAGTCAGAAACTTTGATGCACCAAATGTGAAGCAGTTATCTCTTATTGGAGATTCTCATAGATTAGGCCTGCGTAATGGAATCGACTTTTCACAAATTGCTTGTGACTCATTCGTCAAATTTTCACATATGGAAAAACTATCTGTGCATCATTATTCGATGACACATGTCAATTTTTTGCAATACTTAAGATCATGTTATTATGTCACTCTTCAGTATGTAACAGTCTCTGAAGCCATCCAAGCGAGTTCATTTCAAAATGTTATGACTCTAGATCTAAGTCATAGCCGACAACTTGCGCAAGAAGTGTTGACGCACATAGAAATAATTGAATCCATGGTATCATTACAGAAAATAACTCTACATCATTGTCAAATCACATCACTCAGCTGGTTTAATTACTTTTCTAAGCTTACAAATTTCATGAAATGTGATATTAGTTTCAACGAAGGAATTTGTTCCACAAAAGATGAAACCCTTTGTACTGAACTATCCAGAGAAaccatttcaaaattatatggATACGACTCATTAAGTTGCATTTCCACAAATGAGGCACTTCAACAATATTGTCCTGAAAAAACGACACCAGTAATTACGACAACAGCATTCATCCCAAATACTTATCCCATAGCCATATCAGCTGAAAATACCCACAATTTTCCTGAAACATCTAGTATCTACACAAGTAAACCATATGTTTCAGCAACTGCAGATCCTTTTCATGATCCCAATTCAGATATAGGAATCATCATTGGGATTATTCTTGGAATAGTTCTTATTCTTATTATAATCGGACTTGTGCTGTATTTTTCAAAGACTAAGAGAAAGGATAACTATGGTGTGCCTATGAAGTCATGCCAAAAcgaagaactaaaaaaactagtaaaaaattaa
- the LOC136030325 gene encoding leucine-rich repeat transmembrane neuronal protein 3-like isoform X3: MKTMRMLLLLFVATDVIGNPATKSDLDTCSVDSDIDVLPLNKKNMDCEFSGAHKSEANCIGGFPESLSSEVLMLVLRKTNLGALGYQQFKNSPSFITSRSLLVLILNDTGITTLCPSIFRHTPNLRKLDLSFNKISSLFGTMFQFLADIEEINLSHNEISLIAKNTFTEMMNLKRLDLSLNQIAYFNAGLPQSLSYLNLSSNVMTELSDSLNHLGLETLDVCNNPLHNFGAALYIPKLHSVCISDDNMGDDIVRNFDAPNVKQLSLIGDSHRLGLRNGIDFSQIACDSFVKFSHMEKLSVHHYSMTHVNFLQYLRSCYYVTLQYVTVSEAIQASSFQNVMTLDLSHSRQLAQEVLTHIEIIESMVSLQKITLHHCQITSLSWFNYFSKLTNFMKCDISFNEGICSTKDETLCTELSRETISKLYGYDSLSCISTNEALQQYCPEKTTPVITTTAFIPNTYPIAISAENTHNFPETSSIYTSKPYVSATADPFHDPNSDIGIIIGIILGIVLILIIIGLVLYFSKTKRKDNYGVPMKSCQNEELKKLVKN, translated from the exons ATGAA aacaaTGCGTATGCTACTTCTTCTGTTCGTAGCTACTGATGTTATTGGTAATCCCGCAACAAAAAGTGATCTTGACACATGCTCTGTGGATTCTGACATAGATGTTTTAcctctcaataaaaaaaatatggattgTGAGTTTTCAGGAGCACATAAATCAGAGGCCAACTGTATTGGTGGCTTTCCAGAATCCCTGTCTTCAGAAGTATTGATGCTTGTACTTAGAAAAACGAACCTAGGTGCTTTAGGGTACCAGCAGTTTAAGAACAGTCCCTCATTTATAACGTCTCGTTCATTGTTGGTGCTCATCCTAAATGACACAGGTATAACAACTTTATGTCCGTCTATTTTTCGGCATACTCCAAACCTGAGGAAGTTGGATTTGTCTTTTAACAAAATATCCTCTCTTTTTGGGACAATGTTTCAGTTTCTAGCTGATATAGAAGAGATTAACTTGAGCCACAACGAAATTAGTCTTATTGCAAAGAATACTTTTACTGAAATGATGAATCTGAAAAGGCTTGACTTGAGCCTTAATCAGATAGCGTACTTTAATGCTGGGCTGCCCCAATCCCTCTCTTATTTGAATCTGAGCAGTAATGTCATGACTGAGTTATCAGATAGTTTGAATCACCTTGGCCTTGAAACTTTAGATGTTTGTAACAATCCACTTCATAATTTTGGTGCAGCTCTATACATTCCCAAGCTTCACAGTGTTTGCATATCAGACGACAATATGGGTGATGATATAGTCAGAAACTTTGATGCACCAAATGTGAAGCAGTTATCTCTTATTGGAGATTCTCATAGATTAGGCCTGCGTAATGGAATCGACTTTTCACAAATTGCTTGTGACTCATTCGTCAAATTTTCACATATGGAAAAACTATCTGTGCATCATTATTCGATGACACATGTCAATTTTTTGCAATACTTAAGATCATGTTATTATGTCACTCTTCAGTATGTAACAGTCTCTGAAGCCATCCAAGCGAGTTCATTTCAAAATGTTATGACTCTAGATCTAAGTCATAGCCGACAACTTGCGCAAGAAGTGTTGACGCACATAGAAATAATTGAATCCATGGTATCATTACAGAAAATAACTCTACATCATTGTCAAATCACATCACTCAGCTGGTTTAATTACTTTTCTAAGCTTACAAATTTCATGAAATGTGATATTAGTTTCAACGAAGGAATTTGTTCCACAAAAGATGAAACCCTTTGTACTGAACTATCCAGAGAAaccatttcaaaattatatggATACGACTCATTAAGTTGCATTTCCACAAATGAGGCACTTCAACAATATTGTCCTGAAAAAACGACACCAGTAATTACGACAACAGCATTCATCCCAAATACTTATCCCATAGCCATATCAGCTGAAAATACCCACAATTTTCCTGAAACATCTAGTATCTACACAAGTAAACCATATGTTTCAGCAACTGCAGATCCTTTTCATGATCCCAATTCAGATATAGGAATCATCATTGGGATTATTCTTGGAATAGTTCTTATTCTTATTATAATCGGACTTGTGCTGTATTTTTCAAAGACTAAGAGAAAGGATAACTATGGTGTGCCTATGAAGTCATGCCAAAAcgaagaactaaaaaaactagtaaaaaattaa
- the LOC136030325 gene encoding leucine-rich repeat transmembrane neuronal protein 3-like isoform X2 gives MSRTSRRTMRMLLLLFVATDVIGNPATKSDLDTCSVDSDIDVLPLNKKNMDCEFSGAHKSEANCIGGFPESLSSEVLMLVLRKTNLGALGYQQFKNSPSFITSRSLLVLILNDTGITTLCPSIFRHTPNLRKLDLSFNKISSLFGTMFQFLADIEEINLSHNEISLIAKNTFTEMMNLKRLDLSLNQIAYFNAGLPQSLSYLNLSSNVMTELSDSLNHLGLETLDVCNNPLHNFGAALYIPKLHSVCISDDNMGDDIVRNFDAPNVKQLSLIGDSHRLGLRNGIDFSQIACDSFVKFSHMEKLSVHHYSMTHVNFLQYLRSCYYVTLQYVTVSEAIQASSFQNVMTLDLSHSRQLAQEVLTHIEIIESMVSLQKITLHHCQITSLSWFNYFSKLTNFMKCDISFNEGICSTKDETLCTELSRETISKLYGYDSLSCISTNEALQQYCPEKTTPVITTTAFIPNTYPIAISAENTHNFPETSSIYTSKPYVSATADPFHDPNSDIGIIIGIILGIVLILIIIGLVLYFSKTKRKDNYGVPMKSCQNEELKKLVKN, from the exons ATGTCGAGGACTTCGAGAAG aacaaTGCGTATGCTACTTCTTCTGTTCGTAGCTACTGATGTTATTGGTAATCCCGCAACAAAAAGTGATCTTGACACATGCTCTGTGGATTCTGACATAGATGTTTTAcctctcaataaaaaaaatatggattgTGAGTTTTCAGGAGCACATAAATCAGAGGCCAACTGTATTGGTGGCTTTCCAGAATCCCTGTCTTCAGAAGTATTGATGCTTGTACTTAGAAAAACGAACCTAGGTGCTTTAGGGTACCAGCAGTTTAAGAACAGTCCCTCATTTATAACGTCTCGTTCATTGTTGGTGCTCATCCTAAATGACACAGGTATAACAACTTTATGTCCGTCTATTTTTCGGCATACTCCAAACCTGAGGAAGTTGGATTTGTCTTTTAACAAAATATCCTCTCTTTTTGGGACAATGTTTCAGTTTCTAGCTGATATAGAAGAGATTAACTTGAGCCACAACGAAATTAGTCTTATTGCAAAGAATACTTTTACTGAAATGATGAATCTGAAAAGGCTTGACTTGAGCCTTAATCAGATAGCGTACTTTAATGCTGGGCTGCCCCAATCCCTCTCTTATTTGAATCTGAGCAGTAATGTCATGACTGAGTTATCAGATAGTTTGAATCACCTTGGCCTTGAAACTTTAGATGTTTGTAACAATCCACTTCATAATTTTGGTGCAGCTCTATACATTCCCAAGCTTCACAGTGTTTGCATATCAGACGACAATATGGGTGATGATATAGTCAGAAACTTTGATGCACCAAATGTGAAGCAGTTATCTCTTATTGGAGATTCTCATAGATTAGGCCTGCGTAATGGAATCGACTTTTCACAAATTGCTTGTGACTCATTCGTCAAATTTTCACATATGGAAAAACTATCTGTGCATCATTATTCGATGACACATGTCAATTTTTTGCAATACTTAAGATCATGTTATTATGTCACTCTTCAGTATGTAACAGTCTCTGAAGCCATCCAAGCGAGTTCATTTCAAAATGTTATGACTCTAGATCTAAGTCATAGCCGACAACTTGCGCAAGAAGTGTTGACGCACATAGAAATAATTGAATCCATGGTATCATTACAGAAAATAACTCTACATCATTGTCAAATCACATCACTCAGCTGGTTTAATTACTTTTCTAAGCTTACAAATTTCATGAAATGTGATATTAGTTTCAACGAAGGAATTTGTTCCACAAAAGATGAAACCCTTTGTACTGAACTATCCAGAGAAaccatttcaaaattatatggATACGACTCATTAAGTTGCATTTCCACAAATGAGGCACTTCAACAATATTGTCCTGAAAAAACGACACCAGTAATTACGACAACAGCATTCATCCCAAATACTTATCCCATAGCCATATCAGCTGAAAATACCCACAATTTTCCTGAAACATCTAGTATCTACACAAGTAAACCATATGTTTCAGCAACTGCAGATCCTTTTCATGATCCCAATTCAGATATAGGAATCATCATTGGGATTATTCTTGGAATAGTTCTTATTCTTATTATAATCGGACTTGTGCTGTATTTTTCAAAGACTAAGAGAAAGGATAACTATGGTGTGCCTATGAAGTCATGCCAAAAcgaagaactaaaaaaactagtaaaaaattaa